gcttgaaagagaaaaacaggagactTTCTTCTATGGATGGAGCCTCCATGGCTTACTGCATTTGGGTCAAAGTCTTATTTAATGCTGTACCCATCTAAAAGGACATAAGATTGCCTCTCTGATACCCCCCAGTAAAATGCCAGAACTcctaaacagcattttaaaagatacctTCTGATGTtggagtgcctttcttactgggatcacatcacagcccagcaccctcccaATACCCTTGGAGGCAACTTTCCAGTCCCATGGACTGGTAAGGATGTAGTTTGCTCAAGTAACCCTTGGCTTGATCCCCATCCACCActggttgttctcctccagagtcctgcctcaaaacaccaaggcctgggagacctcgctggtggtaactgaggcaaagaggacaaTAGATGTTTTAGATCTACCTACCTACTCCTACTAAATTCAGCAGTGGTCCTACATTATTCCCCTTTCatctttaactgttcctgaattaCCAAAGCTCCTCTTGGTGCCCTGGAATTCCTATTTGAGTTTCAGTTGAGTTTTGATATGGACCATtgctggatctggaggatgctgcccttgAGAACAAGATGTATCcaggcacactgtgaaatctCTTGGTGTTTGCATTGATTGTATCATCAAGGCAGTGAGTAAAGATCCCTGTGTGACATGCTCCatgtccatgcaatgcctgcagctattgtgtggagaagggacagACCTCGCCTCTCTGATGACACCTGATGACTGATGCCTCTAACTGAAGGCGCCAATCAAGGGAACAGACACCCAATTGCACTCTCTGCGATGCCTTCTGGGGCATCTGTGATGCATCCGCCCTGAATGGGAATTGATTTCCCGTAGGTCTTGTGTGGTCAATGCCAGCCCTGGCATCTCACGTAGCTCTGTGGGCCTGGATTTGAACATTAATTGagcagctgccctgaattctgTTAGGCAAAGTGGGGCTGAACATGAGACAAATGCCATGAGAGTCACTGGAGATCTGGTAAATTGAGCTGATGGAAAagagggagaccaagctctacctATGGCCAAGGACTGCAGTCGTTGATATGAATTCCTCTAAAAACTGCCATGaacaaaaaaagtagaagaaGATTTTTTTGACCCTTATTTAGGCATCATCTGTCATTTCACTTGGCCAAAGGAATTTCCCACCAGGCTCATTCATGATCCCTGAGAcattgccctgtctctatgaatgGCTCCAGTAGAGCTTGCAGTTATCTACACATATCTTTGACCACCCCTGACACCTTCAATGTCACTAGGCATTCTGTCCTGTCTGCCATCTGCATTGATGAGCacaggagctgagacaaggaTCTCACGTGCAGGTGCGTATTTTATGCCCACCTGAACAAATGCGGAGAGAGGAATCCCATCTCCTGTGGGTTTGTGGCAGGCATGGAAGGCAGTTGATTCTCCTTCAAAGGCCGGGAATTGAAACGCAGGATGATATGATCCACAGATTCATCTgaatcccttccctcagcaggggtAAGGGATATGCCTGCCTGTCACTGTCTTGGTGTCCTGTCTAATAATAAGAGCACAAAAGGTGATATTTTGATATAATTTTGACTGCAGCATTAACAGTTCTGGAAAGTGTTTCTGCCCAGCTAAGGGAGGGAACATCAGTGCTGACTTCatgctgtttcccagcaggttcccctggagccccagggacacctggagggagccccgagggggcagagaaagggctgccttgggctggtcctctgctgctgagctgggctgggctcctggcatggagggagctgatggcaagcgggcagcgttgcagagagacggctctgcccaggagcagctcctctgccaagcgcagcagggctgagggcactgcctgcaggcagcgagggcagaggagggaggcagagagggtgtaaaggcagtctggggtgggaggagagaggagagctcagctgcagaaaaatcttcccagccctgaacagggtaagtctctggctgcagggcaatgcagctgcggttcctggaatgatctcctgaagctggcacatcccacagcctctgggatctaTCAGGAGGTCTCTCAGGGGTTCTCCAACATAcagaaaaaggacttgctttggagcagggcttccccgtggctctgtcaaagggacagggcacatcagctgccttcacccggggatggctgcagagtgtgaaggtgggtgtgcagccaggggtctgtccttcagagcagggtccctgcacccaagggtgctttgtgctgtggcagggacTTATCTCCTGTCAGGATCAGCCCTCGGTTTCcctgaggagctgccagcagcagtgcggggagaaggtgtgggtggaagaggcaactcctggcaggagagtgtcctgctgtcaagggggtgctgcgtgagtcagggctgctctcagctgcacttcacccccaggacatttctgAGGGCACTTTTCAAGGGGAAGCTCAAGGCAGGAATTACGTTACAGATAAGGAGCTTTCctgcgtttgtgtttttattttcctagtgagagggtggggaggcagagaaagggataAATGTATAGGGAGCTCTGAAGttggaagaagtcagtgagactcctGAGCTGTAGCTTTGAGTGGTCAGTaggtctgccaggaacctcctggagtgccttcagccactcctctgcccatgggcagcaccagcatcagctctgctggacccatcggggttgttctgacctgcccttttccacctgcaaacaggaacatgaacccAGGCAGTGCCTGGCAAACAGGCAAgtttctgtggggccaaggggagtgcacaggggttgggatggggtctgtgagagctgacagggaaaagacatgggacagggaaacacctcccaggaggaAAATATCCCGGCAGCAGGGATAGGGtcagggaatgagaggaaagacaaaccagaaatgctgtgggagaAGGATTCATAAAACTCCGTATGATCCCCTCCAATGCagaccccttcccctgagcaagCCCCCtcgcctcctctcccacccagcaaagcctcagccctcagggctctgtggtTCAAGGCATGACCCTCCTGTGaagccagagctccagcagagccgtGCTGCAGCTCTCTAACCATGTGCCGTGtgtccatttttctctccagagcacaggggctgagagaactggcccAGCAAAGTTCATGCTGGGGAGGTGACGGGCACAGCAGGGTAGGGGTAACGCTGTCCTGAGTGCCCGGctgtctctgccctggcctctctcAGCCAGACCCTCACTGCGTTTTCCCTTGTTTCTCCACCTGTTTGTGATATTGTGATTGTCGTCTTGTTCTCCCAGCCAGGCTCTCTGGGGATGGGAGTTGCAGCAGCCGAGTCAGGCACCGGTCTTGTGATTTCTCCCATGAAAGTGTTTCCCTGGGAATgaagtgtccaagctctcctctaacgcgtggggctgtgggcaaagtagtctatgtggctggggaatgagctgactctcccttTCTGACATACCGTCACTAGGACACTTGGGTATCTCCTTGGGGTGTCCTTCCAAgcactgagctgccctccaggatgccaatccatcctggagcatcctgctgttaCCTGAATGCCCTGTGGAGAAGCGCAGAGACGCTACGACCAAGGAAacgctgctgggtttgtgaaaggagccatgtgtgtccttggcgagaagtggggtgctgagaccttgagaaagggtgagacactgagctctcggcagtgggtttctctgctctcagcagtgcctggtgtCTTTCCATGTCAACACGCGAGTGcgattcccctctgtctcagaaaggcacaagcagagggcagctgggaacaagacagagggacagaccagctcccctctctctgcactaaccctcagacaatccccttgcctggcaggactccctttgctgtccctgaatgcagcagaaatggtgagggtttctgaaatgcaagagaatctCCAGCTGAGACGGGAGAGAGCTGTAGaagaacctctctccaacactcttgcaactgtggtttcatggcaatgggagtgcagagactgacaagccctttgtccatgaggagaggtttatctgacAAATTGGAACACCAGGACTGCCCACCCCATTCCcacgaatctgctgctgcagagcagggctgactcctgggcagccagcgggcagaggtcccgctcctcctggcacactCGGCCAGAAACAGtctgagctccagccacagagctgaatgatCTCATGGAAATGAAAAAGTGGCAGAGAGTGTGAAGTATGAGAAACGGTGTTGATTTTGCTCTGAAAAGTTTCTCCTAacttctcactgtcttttcctccttgttcagtgCTCCACACCCAGAGGCACCACAtgtgcaacagcagctccatcagccagttcctcctcctggcattcgcagacacacgggagctgcagctcttgcacttcgggctcttcctgggcatctacctggctgccctcctggccaacggcctcatcatcaccaccatcgcctgtgaccaccgcctccacacccccatgtacttcttcctcctcagcctctctgttcttgacctgggctccctgtccaccactgtccccaaatccatggccgaTTCCCTCTGGGACAAgagggccatctcctactggggatgtgctgcacaggtctttctctttttcttttttatgtcagcaGAGTGTGCCcttctcaccgtcatgtcctatgaccgctacgttgccatctgcaaacccctgcactacgggaccctgatgggcagcagagcttgtgtccacatggcagcagctgcctggggcagtgggtttctcaatgctctgctgcacacggccagtacattttccctgcccctctgccagggcaatgctgcggaccagttcttctgtgaaatccccaaaatcctcaagctctcctgctcagactcagactccgtcagggaagttgggcttattgTGGTTAGTGCCTTCGTtgcttttggttgttttgtgttcatcgtgctgtcctatgtgcagatcttcagggccgtgctgaggatcccctctcagcagggacggcacaaagccttctccacgtgcctccctcacctggccgtggtctccctgtttgtcagcacggccatgtttgcctacctgaagcccccctccatctcctccccagttctcgatctggtggtggcagtgctgtactcagtggtgcctccagcagtgaaccccctcatctacagcgtgaggaaccaggagctcaagggtgCCCTGAGGAAGGTGATTTCATGGACTTTTTTCAATACTGATAAACTTCCCATCTTTCTACGCAAGTGACTCCCACACCAGGCCCATGCTTTGTTTTAGTATCATGCTTGTTATTCCTAtttggggttttatgtttgtAGAGCAATATTTGGATTTCACGTACTTGATCTGAAGCTTGAACCTCCTCTGTCTCACCTGGAACCCATGTAGAAAAGTTTCTGTGTAACACTGGGCCCAGGCTGACTCCCTCAAAGCACCTCTGTCATAAAAAGGCATCTTTCCTGCGCACTGCCTGCGCACTGTTTTTCCAAAGGTCGTTCAGGAACAGGCCCAAGCTGTTGCACGCCAAAATGGCCCATTACTCTATGGTTCCAAAAGAAACAAGCTCATTGTCCTGTTGTGACCTGTTAGAGGGTTGGATTTAGGACTCACCTCTTGGTGCCTAGTGACAGTGGAGATGGTGAATGGCCACTGGGGTCCAGACCCAGTTCTTTCCCACATGCGACAGGGCAGAAGACATCTTCCAGGAGGGGAATCTGTAGCTGCCTGGATATCCCAGGGGATCTCCATGGACAGCGTGTGCCTGGGGTGTGACGGGAGCTCCACAAAATGTGGAATCACACAAAAGTGAAGTGCTAATTCCAGGTATTGACGGGGAAATGAGGACTCTGCAATCACAGGAGAGTCAGTGGGAACCCAGCTGGCACAGGGGAGAGAGACTGGGGAGACGCAGGAGctggctgaggagctgcagggctaGGACTGTCATGCTGTCCTGgagcgtggggctggtggggacagagAAGGGGTAAATACACTTGGTGTGCTGATGCACAATATGAATGTAGAGAGCCAGAGAGTGAGTGGCCTGTGTTTCCTCCTGCCCTTGGGTCCAGGTAAAAAGCCCTGGGACTGATGGGGAGCCTGaacctccctctctgccccccagcagctgctgtgtccttcaggggggctggggctgtgctgtgagtgaccagagctctgctgcaccctgtggtgggcactgccgtggggccagcccagacaGGGCCattgtgctggggagaggggaggaggagaattAGGGATTGCTGGGGAGGTGTTGGGCTGGGGTGGAatgtgcccaggagaggaaagcGCCAGCGGAGAGCTCAGCCGTGTGAGTTTGCAGGGTGCGCGCACACAGCAGGGTGCTCATGGTGCAGAGCCATGGTGAAGGAAGCAAGGCACCAAAGGTGCAAAAGAGAGGGTCCTGGTCTGTGCCGTGCTCCTTGGACAGCCTGGGGAAGCTGCTCCAGGAGAATTGTCCCAGATCAGTCCCACACACCAGGCATCTCCATCTCTGGCCATGTACCCCGACCCTGAGGAGGGACCTTTCCTGCACGGTCACTCCTGTCTTCCCCCAGGGCTCTGTGATACACAACTCTACCGCCatctttaataaaaaggaaataaaaccttgAAAATCTCCACTGATTGAGATCTTACCAACTGGCCTGGTCCTTGCCCCAGTGTTTGGCTCTAAAGGATTTCTCCAGAACCCAGAGCTCTCGgcctctcctcttccttaaaTGTGCTCCAGGCCCCATCCATCCTTCTGGCCTCTGCAGGGCTCGCTCCAGTCCGTCAGGGACTTTCTTGTGCTGGAGACACCCACACTGGAGGCAGGCGTCCTGATGTGGTTCTGTAGTGGGTTCACCTTGGCCGGCAGCCAgacgcccacccagctgctcattccctcctCCGCTTCAACagggcaaagggagaaaaaaaacccagaaatgttcatgggtcaagataaagaaaaggagatcagttaccaattactgtcacgggcaaagACATGTTAACTTGGGGAAGAtcaatttaatttgttgccaGTTAAAAAATGAGTTTGCTTGTGAGAAAGAATGACAAAACTATTAAAGACCGTTCTCCTCACGCTTTCTCATGGGCTCCAATTATTCCATTGCTCCCAGCTCAtctccccaccccaaccccaagAGGAGCAGGGGGGTGGTGAAGAGGGTCTTAACAGTCAGTAAAGAAcatctctgtctctccttcctcctcacacttctcCCTTGCTCCAGCTTGGGTCCTCTCCATGGGATCCCACCATATTTGAGGTCCATGCTATgtgttattaatttctttctgtctgacTTTTCTCCTTTATACTCACGGTATCACAGAAATGTTGAGGTTTCaaaggacctctggaaatcatctagtccaagcccccagCTGAGAAAGGATCAACTAGAGCACGTTGCTCAGCAGCTTGTCCAGGTGCGTTTGGAATATgtccatggatggagactccacaaccactctaggcaaccttttccagtgattgaccaccctcacagtcaaaaagtgttttcttgggttcagatggaattttataTAGATCAAGAAGATCCCCCAAAGACGTttcttctccaaactgaacaCTCCcacatctctcagcctttcctcctatgAAAGGTGCTGCAGTGCCTTAAACAATCGTTGTggtcctttgctggacttgctttgGTAGGTCAACAACGTTCTTGTGTGGGGGAgtccagcactggacacagcaccccaggtgtggcctcaccagtgctgagcagaggggaagggtcacctccctccatccaccagcaaagcttttcctgctgcagctcaggaggctgttggcctttgccacgGGGGTGCATTGCTGGTTCATGCTCAGCTGCTCGTCCTCCAGCTGCTTGTCCACCCCTGTGCTTCTACATCAGCTGGCTAGAGCGGCCCAGACTCCCCTCACAGCTCACGCGTTAGGCCCCTCACTCCATCTTGGCACACCTcctctgcaccctctccagtctctcctctttcattttgaaaggtgACGCCCACTGGCTCCTATGGCAGCTGCCATGGtgcccagacccttctcctcaGAGCACTCCTTCATCGCTCAGGTCCTTGCCCGTGCTGCTGCATGGAATTGTTCTCCagcttttccttctaaattttcAGATTTCTATTGGCCAGACTCCCAGGTGtgtcaaggtccccctggactgAACCTCCAACAGCGTAGCTTATAAAGTATGTGTGCCAACGGTCATCCTGAGTCATGGTGCTTCTAACAAGTCCAGAAACTAAGTAGCTGCAGATATGAAAAGAGTACTTCTGTTCTGACCTCGTGCTCACAGCAGCATCAGCCATGGAGtcagaccatgttgctcaaagctTTATCCCATGGCAGCTGGAAAACATCTAAGGGCAGAGATGACACAATGTCTCTGGGAAACCTCCTCCAACACTTGGAtgccttcatggagaaaaagattttcattttctctctcctgaacCTTCCTTATTTCAACATCTGACCATTGTCTATTAACCTCCTGCCAAGCACCACTGGTACAAGCCTGGCTCCATGGCCCTGAAAACCTCCCCACAGGGACAGACCGGCTGCTAGGAGGATCCCGAGACCTTCcgttctccaggctaaacaaggcccttccccttcagcccctaagcatcttggtgcCCAACCGCTGAACTAGCTCCCAGCtatcagaaacttccttgctgtggtgggttgactctggccaatagccaatagcccagcagccacacagtcactcacactttcttcccccttcctgagtgggacaaggaagaaataaagtgtgaaaagTTTTGGGTCGACAACagcagtttaataggtgaagagaagagattaagaaaacctcaacaagtgAAACACAGGccatcactcaccacctcccacaggcAAACTGATGCCCAGCCGGTCGCCAAGCAGCAGCCTCCTTGAATGACAAGAACTTCAccgtcttcttcctctgtctcaagtttttattcctgagcatgaggtcatatggtatggaatatgcctctggtcGGTTTGGATGagcggtcctggctgggtcccccctcgacttctttctcacctcccacctactcaGAATGAGAACTAGAGAAGGTCTTGACACTGtgcaaactctgttcagcaatacccaaaacattGGAGTATTGTCAgcactgagttttctcaagtGCCACGGGCACAGGAAACAGCCATCCTCCGGGACTTCCTGTGGCTtggtccagaagagaagccgtgctgggctggccttcTTCCTTTAGGAGAGttagacctgcagcccatggaggaccccggtggagcaggctcctggcaggaactgctgcccaaggagaggagcccatgctggagcaggttttcaagcaggacctgtggcctgtgggggacccacactggagcagtccatGCCAGAACAACTGTACCCTGTGTACCCTGAGTACCCACCTTTCTGTCGCCACCGCTGAGTTTCATGAGAGCAGGTGTGGATAGATCTGCGATTGTCTATGTCCTCTCTGCCTCGATCTTTCCCTGCAAGGTCTCCCGGGCCTCTGTGACTTGAGGCAGGACcctggaggagaacaaccagcGGTGGATGGGCATCAAGTCAGGAGTCACTTGAGCAAGCACCATCCTCACCAGTCTCTAGGACAGGATGGGTGGCATCCCAGGGAGCTGAGAGAGCAGGCCGATGTCACAGAGAGgccccttccatcatccttgaAAGTGGGGGCACTCCCTGATGACTGGCGGCACCCAAATATTGCatgcacctttcagaaatgccccatggatgagcaggggagtgaaaggctgtgctccagagcaggtcccctcAGCTCACAATTCTTTCATGGCCGAAAGAGAAGGTGACAGGATTTAGCCAGGGGAGACTCTGCCTGGCCATCCGACTTGCTTTATGTGAAGAAAGGCCATGACTGTTAGGTGCAAGGAGAGACGTAGTTATCTTTGACCTGGAAGTCAGCAAGGTTTCCAGCATTGTCCCACAGAACACTCTCATGCCCAAGCTAGGATGGCTAATGCCTGCATGGATGGCTACTGGATAGCTAAAACCACCTGTACAGGCGGGCTCGGAGGGACGTGGTCAATGCGTGTTacactgcctggaggcctgtagatTGTAAGGTTCTGCAGGGGTCTAGCCTGCAACCTGCCCTGTTTAATGTGTTTGTAATGACCCAGAGGAGACGAGAGAGTGCTTTTTCATAACAGTTGTAGATGACAGCATATGGAGGAGAACAGACACGATGCTGGAGCTCAAGGCTACGGCCCAAaggacaaagacaggctggaaggctgggccaaaaggaagcacacagTATCCAATGATGACAAAGCCAAAGTCCTCCCCTTGAGGTGCACTCATCCTGTGCAATGgcagagggcatggggctgcatggctggatagcagctctgcaggaaagactTTGGTGGTCCTTGGGTTTCATTGGGACAACCATGAGCCGTCAGCAAGGGAGGCCAAAAGCATTccgggctgtatgagcaggagcacagacagtggaAGTGACGATCCCCTTCTGCTCAGGACTTTTTAGACCACACCCAGGTTACTTCTTTGGTTTATGtcactggatctcttctagcaagtgaccaggatgtgtttggagaaagccctcagtaactggtctggccctgcaggaggctgctcgagacacctcccgacgtcccatccagcctaaatatgactgtcctttcttccccttcattttttcaaattagggaaagctctcaggttgtctctgaccacagaagtcattcacatcaggtgccagggtgcttcaCAGGTGTCCCCAGACAGCCATGACCACATCCCTTTCATTCCTTGAAAccacaattgcttctctttttttatccagatgccctccaaaatgaacggcttccttattcatccactcccccttggccatgcttttcttttttcttacaaccttggggtatatctgaggtggttggtgtgctgattttcaaactcaggTGCCAACTCCATTAggcaaatcattctctttcattacCTGTGGgatcctgcaattccccatattcttatctggtttgaggcactgtccACAAAACCTGCAATGTTGACCATTTGGACTTtgagtccagagggaccttgacacacgtggggacttggccaaatgaaacctcctgaagtttcataaggcaaagggggcaaggtgtgcactgggggcagaacaaaggcggtgccctgggacaggctgtgacgcgactggctgaggagtgtcctgggcagaagggtgtgggagttatggtggatgccatagATGGATCCCATTttgaaaggaggatggagaaactggagaaagtccagaggacgTCTGTCGGGATGGGGTTAGGGTCCCTAAGCACATGAGCTGtatggagaggctgagacaaccgGTCCTCTttagtctgctgaaggggaggcacagggcagcctaAGAGCAGGTGGCATCTtcctggagagatgaaggtggaggcaaactcttctgctgtggcagatgtttggcagaggcaacagcggcaagcatcctccatggagcTTTATACCGAATATTAGGAAAAACGGAGTAGGCGGTTGTtgacctgcagcaggacacccatcgactctctgttatctccatctttggaggttttcagctccccagaatgtcacccaacctgaccctgggattgacaaccctacctttcggtgagaggctggaccagaggctccCCCaccaacccctttcccaaaagcccttccatgagcctgtgccttgcagtgtgccccaggagaagagagtcagGTACAGGTGAGGCTTTCTACAGTAGAGGCTCATGGGACAATTCAGGCTggcattgtcctgtgctcagtAGGTATCTCGTCCTACCTTTGATTACTCTTTACATTTCCCAGCCAGGCTCCTTACCCATGCGGTGCTTTAGGCTgtgaagaagctcaaaaccaactctttgactcggttactttcatttgacgtgctgaaacgcagggcagacgaaggcagttctgagcttctaggatctctgctgcacggttaggactcagcagactggaaatgcaggtagCGGTGTTGTGTCAgtgtactccaggggtcaggagcagtgggTACCGGTCACAGCACCGCATGAagaatttgccttcctttgtgcctttccagagatctgggatctgtaccttggcctcTACCAAGTACCCtatccccccctccacctcttactgaaaccagggagaaaatacacgaagcgggcatgaattcagggcaattctgtctacaaggtgtcatctttaaatgatgacaaagatatagcagtgagagcaaaaccagcaaaatctCTCCCattgtttctcatgcttttaccccaagacctttcttcccattGCTTCAGCACGCTGTGGAGCCTCTTGTTTATCTGGGTGAAGTCAGGGTACTCTCTCGCACAGCCTGGCCTAAAAATCCTCTCTAGGTCATGATCCCGCTTGTATCACCTCATGTTACGTACAActccagcccccttctgcagagctccagtgactgggcaggtttccttttttcctgcttattcacctttgctacatttttttactgtattcataCCAATTATTGTCTGATGTAAtgcatttatctcctcacaacttcacccATTTCCAGTTGCAGTCTGagacatctcccctcttgcagcagaCATTGTGCAAAATCCTATGGAAACCCACTTTCCATGCTATGGAAtgtcacttcagtgctgcatgttcatttgggttaaaacaaacaaaaacaaacacataaaaaaccacgctgggctagtttttcagagaggcagtttcaaagtggcaaagcagttcaatacataaatattgagagccaagttcacatttccagcaaggggaaaggtcccaatttgctaattaaactctttggcccatcctgcctggagttgtacagcagttgtgtcacacagtagccagtgtcagagggaagagggaggcagcgggaactggaatggtttgggctcaaaTGGAACTCAGACTCTGAGCTGGCAGGACAACACTGGCCGCAGTCGGACACAGGTTCCCTGAGACGACTGTGAGTTCAGACCATGGGCGTGGAGGATGCACAAACCTCTTGAAGTCCCATCTc
This genomic interval from Chroicocephalus ridibundus unplaced genomic scaffold, bChrRid1.1 SCAFFOLD_98, whole genome shotgun sequence contains the following:
- the LOC134509340 gene encoding olfactory receptor 14J1-like, which gives rise to MCNSSSISQFLLLAFADTRELQLLHFGLFLGIYLAALLANGLIITTIACDHRLHTPMYFFLLSLSVLDLGSLSTTVPKSMADSLWDKRAISYWGCAAQVFLFFFFMSAECALLTVMSYDRYVAICKPLHYGTLMGSRACVHMAAAAWGSGFLNALLHTASTFSLPLCQGNAADQFFCEIPKILKLSCSDSDSVREVGLIVVSAFVAFGCFVFIVLSYVQIFRAVLRIPSQQGRHKAFSTCLPHLAVVSLFVSTAMFAYLKPPSISSPVLDLVVAVLYSVVPPAVNPLIYSVRNQELKGALRKVISWTFFNTDKLPIFLRK